The Osmerus eperlanus chromosome 15, fOsmEpe2.1, whole genome shotgun sequence genome includes a window with the following:
- the topbp1 gene encoding DNA topoisomerase 2-binding protein 1 isoform X1 encodes MSKGDKEQYVVKFVETNGKKTGFAAKAYEAIMELQSEKYLKTIDEKTALQMDHNDKSLFVFSNFFTPAFLHCKKLGCRVVSPLVVLYCLQQHRCVPKAEQPIHNMAMADVTISCTSLDKDARTDVMNLVQLMGGHFYRDLNVSVTHLVAGEVGSKKYLVAASLGKPILLPCWVRDCWEKSQDSLFRYTELPDEEYRCPVLQGCTVCVTGLSTVERKEVQRLCQEHGGSYTGQLKMNECTHLIVSEPSGPKYECARKWNVFCVSLHWLFDSIEKGFCQDESRYNVERSATAKSSKPQTSTPTGASRKRDGELHHKEGPSLLGLSHISVNSSLTVNDTALTNATVSRLDLPDPLDTLDLSTCPSDDLLDGCKIFLCGQPGKRLEKLRRLVSAAGGLRFNQPCDGLTHIVMGDVDAEATAFLDKAMHRPHVVTVQWLLDSFSRGSLLPEESYFHPSCLPPAPPTLAMPAPRTPAPRPSSSSAAPLAPSPPTPRHQRAEEDMLSQYLDDDPTLVEMPPPAAPEPEPWGPGRTSVAGAGAGAGADSTMQEASEAGLFAGKRFLLVGFEPDAETELSSLLVDNAGKVLVGRTRAVADYAVVPLLGCEVEATVEEVVTDTWLAMCVEQQCVLDLSSHPLFTPVPVLEGRSPLRDCVLSVSQFTGAERESLIELARHLGASVQDYFVRMANPRKGMLASTHLVLQTPEGSKYQAAQKWGLPAVTLHWVLESARTGRRAEEGRFLVDLPPSPEREEESFVGGSQKTPMPPPQASPEIALLGLQSGKAITPLDLGRFQSKVFQSALDQLNPKMEASTPGQDGGVGSKRAPPQIETPLKLDTPSRFLSRDQLFRPSFNIKDALATLETPGGRSQAGERAETPLTDIVNRNRQVALVNSTRGHASSDLQALTASPQLNMGPEADAPEKDSPAAPLAGGVVVCVGKKLSKKQGELNAIAASLGADFRWSCDDTVTHYIYQGRVGDNTREYRGVKERGLHVVSQHWLLACAEQQKHVSESLYPFTYNPKMSLTLSQAPDCTQRSPPGAPLSLGRFLTEASDCRDGADPEHRDEGQPSTSHRLSDGEPDGHQVQENTEKTDLSETLEMRETLHRQLQAIMSATKLTTGRRSSARLTRLGSGGGDSRPHTPDRAGRSGSLRTLEALRMSREAIMDLNTEPSQSEQIVWDDPTAREERARLADNMQWPGSPSQHSEPLALPPAPPVASTDNHPQLRDSMTDSELVEMVACDVIEQQMGLGVKTLPVEEQILTPKAPSLAFPLANPPMPPEPQQTEEEEEEGSGEKKPPRFQLSCLNPQERIDYCHLIEELGGVVLDKQCFDPSCSHIIVGSPLRNEKYLAAMAAGKWILHRSYLEACRSVGHFIQEEAYEWGSSSILEALPSVTSQQRRLALAGLRWRRSLQHRTGTEGAFSGWTVMLNIDQNREAGFRRLLQSGGAKVLPSASPALYSSTTHLFADFSMLKPGDFMVDLSEAASMGVQCLKAEYIADYLMQEPSPPVELYFLPGASAQAPDPERGATPGRKRKASGDSSRLKKSRLK; translated from the exons ATGTCGAAAGGAGACAAAGAGCAATACGTGGTGAAGTTTGTTGAAACAAATGGCAAAAAGACGGGCTTTGCTGCTAAGGCCTATGAG GCTATCATGGAGTTGCAGTCGGAGAAATATCTGAAAACCATAGATGAGAAGACTGCCCTGCAGATGGACCACAACGACAAGTCTCTGTTTGTCTTTAGCAATTTTTTCACGCCGGCCTTCCTCCACTGCAAGAAG CTGGGCTGTAGAGTGGTGAGTCCTCTGGTGGTGCTGTACTGTCTGCAGCAGCATAGATGTGTCCCCAAAGCAGAGCAGCCCATCCACAACATGGCCATGGCTGACGTCACCATCTCCTGCACCAGTCTGGACAAGGATGCCAGG ACGGACGTGATGAACCTGGTTCAGCTGATGGGAGGGCACTTCTACCGGGACCTCAACGTGTCTGTGACCCACCTGGTCGCCGGAGAGGTTGGCAGCAAGAAGTACCTGGTGGCGGCCAGCCTGGGCAAGCCCATCCTGCTGCCCTGCTGGGTCAGAGACTGCTGGGAAAAGTCCCAGGACAG cctgtTCCGGTACACAGAGCTGCCGGATGAGGAGTACCGCTGCCCCGTGCTGCAGggctgcactgtgtgtgtgaccggccTCTCCACCGTGGAGCGCAAGGAGGTGCAGCGCCTCTGCCAGGAGCACGGAGGCAGCTACACCGGCCAGCTCAAGATGAACGAGTGCACACACCTCATCGTCAGCGAGCCCTCCG GCCCAAAGTATGAGTGTGCCCGGAAGTGGAACGTGTTCTGCGTGTCTCTCCACTGGCTGTTTGACAGCATAGAGAAGGGCTTCTGTCAGGATGAGAGCAGGTACAATGTGGAGCGCTCAGCCACAGCCAAGTCCAGCAagccccagacctccacccccaccggTGCCAGCAGGAAGAGGGACGGTGAGCTGCACCACAAAG AGGGTCCATCTCTTCTGGGGCTGAGCCACATCTCTGTGAACAGCAGCCTGACGGTCAACGACACAGCCCTCACCAACGCGACGGTGAGCCGCCTGGACCTGCCAGACCCCCTGGACACCCTGGACCTCAGCACCTGCCCTTCAGACGATCTGCTGGACGGCTGCAAG ATCTTCCTGTGTGGCCAGCCAGGGAAGAGGCTCGAGAAGCTGAGACGGCTGGTCAGTGCTGCCGGAGGCCTGCGCTTCAACCAGCCCTGCGACGGCCTCACACACATCGTCATGGGAGACGTGGACGCAGAGGCCACAGCCTTCCTTGACAAGGCCAtgcacag GCCTCATGTGGTGACGGTACAGTGGCTACTAGACAGCTTCTCCAGAGGCAGCCTGCTGCCTGAGGAGTCCTACTTCCACCCCTCCTGTCTGCCACCTGCCCCGCCCACGCTGGCCATGCCTGCCCCCCgcacccctgccccccgccccagcTCCTCTTCAgctgcccccctggcccccagcccccccacccccaggcaccagagggcagaggaggacatGCTCTCTCAGTACCTGGATGATGACCCGACACTGG TGGAGATGccccccccagcagctccaGAACCAGAGCCGTGGGGGCCCGGCCGGACCTCcgtggctggggctggggctggggctggggcagacTCTACCATGCAGGAGGCCAGTGAGGCCGGCCTGTTTGCTGGAAAGAGGTTCCTTCTGGTGGGCTTTGAGCCGGACGCAGAAACTGAGCTGTCCTCCCTGTTGGTGGACAACGCAGGGAAG GTTCTGGTGGGCCGCACGCGGGCAGTGGCAGATTATGCTGTGGTCCCCCTGCTGGGCTGTGAGGTGGAGGCTACGGTGGAAGAGGTTGTCACGGATACCTGGCTG GCTATGTGTGTGGAGCAGCAGTGTGTGCTGGACCTGTCCTCCCACCCTCTGTTCACCCCAGTCCCAGTCCTGGAGGGGCGCTCTCCTCTcagagactgtgtcctctctgtcagtcagttcactggagcagagagggagtcCCTGATCGAGCTGGCCAGGCACCTTGgagccag TGTGCAGGACTACTTTGTGCGCATGGCCAACCCAAGGAAGGGCATGCTGGCCAGCACCCACCTGGTTCTCCAGACCCCCGAGGGCTCCAAGTACCAGGCGGCCCAGAAGTGGGGCCTGCCCGCCGTCACCCTGCACTGGGTCCTGGAGTCAGCCCGGACAGGCCGGCGGGCTGAGGAGGGCCGCTTCCTGGTGGACCTGCCCCCTTCACCCG agagagaggaggagagtttcGTGGGGGGCTCCCAGAAGACCCCCATGCCCCCTCCTCAGGCCTCCCCTGAGATCGCCCTGCTGGGTCTGCAGAGCGGGAAAGCCATCACCCCTCTGGACTTGGGCCGCTTCCAGAGCAAG gtGTTCCAGTCAGCATTGGACCAGCTGAACCCCAAGATGGAGGCCAGCACCCCCGgtcaggatgggggggtgggcagCAAGAGAGCCCCCCCTCAGATAGAGACCCCCCTCAAGCTGGACACGCCCTCTCGCTTTCTCAGCAGAGACCAGCTCTTCAGACCCTCCTTCAACATCAAG GATGCGTTGGCGACGTTGGAGACCCCGGGGGGGCGGTcccaggctggggagagggcggAGACGCCCCTGACAGACATAGTCAACAGGAACCGGCAGGTGGCGCTGGTGAACAGCACCCGTGGCCACGCCTCCTCAGACCTGCAGGCGCTCACAGCCAGCCCTCAGCTCAACATGGGGCCTGAGGCTGAC gccccAGAGAAGGACTCCCCTGCTGCTCCCCTggctgggggggtggtggtgtgtgtggggaagaaACTGAGCAAGAAGCAGGGAGAGCTCAACGCCATCGCTGCCTCTCTGGGAGCAGACTTCAG gtggTCCTGTGACGACACTGTGACACACTACATCTACCAGGGTCGAGTAGGAGATAACACACGAGAGTAccggggggtgaaggagagagggctgcaTGTGGTCTCCCAGCACTGGCTCCTGGCT tgtgCTGAGCAGCAGAAGCATGTGTCTGAGTCCCTCTATCCCTTCACCTACAACCCCAAGATGAGCCTGACGCTCAGCCAGGCCCCAGACTGCACCCAGAGATCCCCCCCGggggcccccctctccctgggcAGGTTCCTCACAGAGGCCTCAGACTGCAGG GATGGTGCTGATCCTGAACACCGTGATGAAGGAcagccctccacctcccaccGCCTCAGTGATGGAGAGCCTGATGGACATCAGGTGCAGGAGAACACCGAGAAGAcag acctgtCTGAGACTCTGGAGATGAGGGAGACCCTgcacaggcagctgcaggccatCATGTCAGCCACCAAGCTGACCACCGGGCGGCGCTCCTCCGCCAGGCTGACCAGGCTGGGCTCCGGGGGGGGCGACTCCCGCCCCCACACTCCGGACCGGGCGGGGCGCAGTGGGAGCCTGCGCACCCTGGAGGCCCTCAG GATGAGCAGGGAGGCCATCATGGACCTGAACACGGAGCCCTCCCAGAGCGAGCAGATCGTCTGGGACGACCCCACGGCCCGCgaggagagagccaggctgGCTGACAACATGCAGTGGCCCGGTAGCCCCTCTCAGCACTCAGagcccctggccctgcccccgGCGCCGCCCGTCGCCTCCACAGACAACCACCCCCAGCTCAGAGACTCCATGACGGACTCAGAGCTGGTGGAAATGG TGGCCTGTGATGTCATAGAGCAGCAGATGGGTCTGGGGGTCAAGACTCTCCCAGTGGAGGAGCAGATCCTCACTCCTAAAGCCCCCAGTCTGGCCTTCCCCCTCGCTAACCCCCCCATGCCACCTGAACCACAG cagacagaggaggaggaggaggaggggtcaggggagaAGAAGCCCCCCAGGTTCCAGCTGTCCTGCCTCAACCCCCAGGAACGCATCGACTACTGTCACCTCATAGAGGAGCTGG gtgGGGTGGTCCTAGACAAGCAGTGTTTTGACCCCAGCTGTTCTCACATCATCGTGGGGAGCCCCCTGAGGAATGAGAAGTATCTGGCAGCCATGGCCGCAGGAAAGTGGATTCTACATCGCTCCTACCTGGAGGCCTGCCGCTCCGTAGGACActtcatccag gaggagGCGTATGAGTGGGGCAGCAGTTCCATACTGGAGGCTCTTCCCTCCGTCACCTCCCAGCAGAGGAGGTTGGCGCTGGCTGGCCTGcgctggaggaggagcctgcAACACCGCACTGGCACAGAG GGGGCGTTCAGTGGCTGGACCGTCATGCTGAACATCGACCAGAACAGAGAGGCTGGATTCAGAAGACTGCTGCAGTCTGGAGGAGCCAAG GTGCTGCCCagtgcctccccagccctctacaGCAGCACCACACACCTGTTTGCAGACTTCAGCATGCTGAAACCAGGAGACTTCATGGTGGACTTGTCCGAGGCAGCCTCCATGGGAGTCCAGTGCCTAAAGGCAGAGTACATAGCAGACTACCTGATGCAG gagccctctcctcctgtagaGCTGTACTTCCTGCCTGGGGCCTCTGCCCAGGCCCCggacccagagagaggagccactCCCGGCCGCAAGCGCAAGGCATCAGGAGACTCCTCCAGGCTCAAGAAGAGCCGCCTCAAATGA
- the topbp1 gene encoding DNA topoisomerase 2-binding protein 1 isoform X2 produces the protein MSKGDKEQYVVKFVETNGKKTGFAAKAYEAIMELQSEKYLKTIDEKTALQMDHNDKSLFVFSNFFTPAFLHCKKLGCRVVSPLVVLYCLQQHRCVPKAEQPIHNMAMADVTISCTSLDKDARTDVMNLVQLMGGHFYRDLNVSVTHLVAGEVGSKKYLVAASLGKPILLPCWVRDCWEKSQDSLFRYTELPDEEYRCPVLQGCTVCVTGLSTVERKEVQRLCQEHGGSYTGQLKMNECTHLIVSEPSGPKYECARKWNVFCVSLHWLFDSIEKGFCQDESRYNVERSATAKSSKPQTSTPTGASRKRDGELHHKEGPSLLGLSHISVNSSLTVNDTALTNATVSRLDLPDPLDTLDLSTCPSDDLLDGCKIFLCGQPGKRLEKLRRLVSAAGGLRFNQPCDGLTHIVMGDVDAEATAFLDKAMHRPHVVTVQWLLDSFSRGSLLPEESYFHPSCLPPAPPTLAMPAPRTPAPRPSSSSAAPLAPSPPTPRHQRAEEDMLSQYLDDDPTLVEMPPPAAPEPEPWGPGRTSVAGAGAGAGADSTMQEASEAGLFAGKRFLLVGFEPDAETELSSLLVDNAGKVLVGRTRAVADYAVVPLLGCEVEATVEEVVTDTWLAMCVEQQCVLDLSSHPLFTPVPVLEGRSPLRDCVLSVSQFTGAERESLIELARHLGASVQDYFVRMANPRKGMLASTHLVLQTPEGSKYQAAQKWGLPAVTLHWVLESARTGRRAEEGRFLVDLPPSPEREEESFVGGSQKTPMPPPQASPEIALLGLQSGKAITPLDLGRFQSKVFQSALDQLNPKMEASTPGQDGGVGSKRAPPQIETPLKLDTPSRFLSRDQLFRPSFNIKDALATLETPGGRSQAGERAETPLTDIVNRNRQVALVNSTRGHASSDLQALTASPQLNMGPEADAPEKDSPAAPLAGGVVVCVGKKLSKKQGELNAIAASLGADFRWSCDDTVTHYIYQGRVGDNTREYRGVKERGLHVVSQHWLLACAEQQKHVSESLYPFTYNPKMSLTLSQAPDCTQRSPPGAPLSLGRFLTEASDCRDGADPEHRDEGQPSTSHRLSDGEPDGHQVQENTEKTDLSETLEMRETLHRQLQAIMSATKLTTGRRSSARLTRLGSGGGDSRPHTPDRAGRSGSLRTLEALRMSREAIMDLNTEPSQSEQIVWDDPTAREERARLADNMQWPGSPSQHSEPLALPPAPPVASTDNHPQLRDSMTDSELVEMVACDVIEQQMGLGVKTLPVEEQILTPKAPSLAFPLANPPMPPEPQTEEEEEEGSGEKKPPRFQLSCLNPQERIDYCHLIEELGGVVLDKQCFDPSCSHIIVGSPLRNEKYLAAMAAGKWILHRSYLEACRSVGHFIQEEAYEWGSSSILEALPSVTSQQRRLALAGLRWRRSLQHRTGTEGAFSGWTVMLNIDQNREAGFRRLLQSGGAKVLPSASPALYSSTTHLFADFSMLKPGDFMVDLSEAASMGVQCLKAEYIADYLMQEPSPPVELYFLPGASAQAPDPERGATPGRKRKASGDSSRLKKSRLK, from the exons ATGTCGAAAGGAGACAAAGAGCAATACGTGGTGAAGTTTGTTGAAACAAATGGCAAAAAGACGGGCTTTGCTGCTAAGGCCTATGAG GCTATCATGGAGTTGCAGTCGGAGAAATATCTGAAAACCATAGATGAGAAGACTGCCCTGCAGATGGACCACAACGACAAGTCTCTGTTTGTCTTTAGCAATTTTTTCACGCCGGCCTTCCTCCACTGCAAGAAG CTGGGCTGTAGAGTGGTGAGTCCTCTGGTGGTGCTGTACTGTCTGCAGCAGCATAGATGTGTCCCCAAAGCAGAGCAGCCCATCCACAACATGGCCATGGCTGACGTCACCATCTCCTGCACCAGTCTGGACAAGGATGCCAGG ACGGACGTGATGAACCTGGTTCAGCTGATGGGAGGGCACTTCTACCGGGACCTCAACGTGTCTGTGACCCACCTGGTCGCCGGAGAGGTTGGCAGCAAGAAGTACCTGGTGGCGGCCAGCCTGGGCAAGCCCATCCTGCTGCCCTGCTGGGTCAGAGACTGCTGGGAAAAGTCCCAGGACAG cctgtTCCGGTACACAGAGCTGCCGGATGAGGAGTACCGCTGCCCCGTGCTGCAGggctgcactgtgtgtgtgaccggccTCTCCACCGTGGAGCGCAAGGAGGTGCAGCGCCTCTGCCAGGAGCACGGAGGCAGCTACACCGGCCAGCTCAAGATGAACGAGTGCACACACCTCATCGTCAGCGAGCCCTCCG GCCCAAAGTATGAGTGTGCCCGGAAGTGGAACGTGTTCTGCGTGTCTCTCCACTGGCTGTTTGACAGCATAGAGAAGGGCTTCTGTCAGGATGAGAGCAGGTACAATGTGGAGCGCTCAGCCACAGCCAAGTCCAGCAagccccagacctccacccccaccggTGCCAGCAGGAAGAGGGACGGTGAGCTGCACCACAAAG AGGGTCCATCTCTTCTGGGGCTGAGCCACATCTCTGTGAACAGCAGCCTGACGGTCAACGACACAGCCCTCACCAACGCGACGGTGAGCCGCCTGGACCTGCCAGACCCCCTGGACACCCTGGACCTCAGCACCTGCCCTTCAGACGATCTGCTGGACGGCTGCAAG ATCTTCCTGTGTGGCCAGCCAGGGAAGAGGCTCGAGAAGCTGAGACGGCTGGTCAGTGCTGCCGGAGGCCTGCGCTTCAACCAGCCCTGCGACGGCCTCACACACATCGTCATGGGAGACGTGGACGCAGAGGCCACAGCCTTCCTTGACAAGGCCAtgcacag GCCTCATGTGGTGACGGTACAGTGGCTACTAGACAGCTTCTCCAGAGGCAGCCTGCTGCCTGAGGAGTCCTACTTCCACCCCTCCTGTCTGCCACCTGCCCCGCCCACGCTGGCCATGCCTGCCCCCCgcacccctgccccccgccccagcTCCTCTTCAgctgcccccctggcccccagcccccccacccccaggcaccagagggcagaggaggacatGCTCTCTCAGTACCTGGATGATGACCCGACACTGG TGGAGATGccccccccagcagctccaGAACCAGAGCCGTGGGGGCCCGGCCGGACCTCcgtggctggggctggggctggggctggggcagacTCTACCATGCAGGAGGCCAGTGAGGCCGGCCTGTTTGCTGGAAAGAGGTTCCTTCTGGTGGGCTTTGAGCCGGACGCAGAAACTGAGCTGTCCTCCCTGTTGGTGGACAACGCAGGGAAG GTTCTGGTGGGCCGCACGCGGGCAGTGGCAGATTATGCTGTGGTCCCCCTGCTGGGCTGTGAGGTGGAGGCTACGGTGGAAGAGGTTGTCACGGATACCTGGCTG GCTATGTGTGTGGAGCAGCAGTGTGTGCTGGACCTGTCCTCCCACCCTCTGTTCACCCCAGTCCCAGTCCTGGAGGGGCGCTCTCCTCTcagagactgtgtcctctctgtcagtcagttcactggagcagagagggagtcCCTGATCGAGCTGGCCAGGCACCTTGgagccag TGTGCAGGACTACTTTGTGCGCATGGCCAACCCAAGGAAGGGCATGCTGGCCAGCACCCACCTGGTTCTCCAGACCCCCGAGGGCTCCAAGTACCAGGCGGCCCAGAAGTGGGGCCTGCCCGCCGTCACCCTGCACTGGGTCCTGGAGTCAGCCCGGACAGGCCGGCGGGCTGAGGAGGGCCGCTTCCTGGTGGACCTGCCCCCTTCACCCG agagagaggaggagagtttcGTGGGGGGCTCCCAGAAGACCCCCATGCCCCCTCCTCAGGCCTCCCCTGAGATCGCCCTGCTGGGTCTGCAGAGCGGGAAAGCCATCACCCCTCTGGACTTGGGCCGCTTCCAGAGCAAG gtGTTCCAGTCAGCATTGGACCAGCTGAACCCCAAGATGGAGGCCAGCACCCCCGgtcaggatgggggggtgggcagCAAGAGAGCCCCCCCTCAGATAGAGACCCCCCTCAAGCTGGACACGCCCTCTCGCTTTCTCAGCAGAGACCAGCTCTTCAGACCCTCCTTCAACATCAAG GATGCGTTGGCGACGTTGGAGACCCCGGGGGGGCGGTcccaggctggggagagggcggAGACGCCCCTGACAGACATAGTCAACAGGAACCGGCAGGTGGCGCTGGTGAACAGCACCCGTGGCCACGCCTCCTCAGACCTGCAGGCGCTCACAGCCAGCCCTCAGCTCAACATGGGGCCTGAGGCTGAC gccccAGAGAAGGACTCCCCTGCTGCTCCCCTggctgggggggtggtggtgtgtgtggggaagaaACTGAGCAAGAAGCAGGGAGAGCTCAACGCCATCGCTGCCTCTCTGGGAGCAGACTTCAG gtggTCCTGTGACGACACTGTGACACACTACATCTACCAGGGTCGAGTAGGAGATAACACACGAGAGTAccggggggtgaaggagagagggctgcaTGTGGTCTCCCAGCACTGGCTCCTGGCT tgtgCTGAGCAGCAGAAGCATGTGTCTGAGTCCCTCTATCCCTTCACCTACAACCCCAAGATGAGCCTGACGCTCAGCCAGGCCCCAGACTGCACCCAGAGATCCCCCCCGggggcccccctctccctgggcAGGTTCCTCACAGAGGCCTCAGACTGCAGG GATGGTGCTGATCCTGAACACCGTGATGAAGGAcagccctccacctcccaccGCCTCAGTGATGGAGAGCCTGATGGACATCAGGTGCAGGAGAACACCGAGAAGAcag acctgtCTGAGACTCTGGAGATGAGGGAGACCCTgcacaggcagctgcaggccatCATGTCAGCCACCAAGCTGACCACCGGGCGGCGCTCCTCCGCCAGGCTGACCAGGCTGGGCTCCGGGGGGGGCGACTCCCGCCCCCACACTCCGGACCGGGCGGGGCGCAGTGGGAGCCTGCGCACCCTGGAGGCCCTCAG GATGAGCAGGGAGGCCATCATGGACCTGAACACGGAGCCCTCCCAGAGCGAGCAGATCGTCTGGGACGACCCCACGGCCCGCgaggagagagccaggctgGCTGACAACATGCAGTGGCCCGGTAGCCCCTCTCAGCACTCAGagcccctggccctgcccccgGCGCCGCCCGTCGCCTCCACAGACAACCACCCCCAGCTCAGAGACTCCATGACGGACTCAGAGCTGGTGGAAATGG TGGCCTGTGATGTCATAGAGCAGCAGATGGGTCTGGGGGTCAAGACTCTCCCAGTGGAGGAGCAGATCCTCACTCCTAAAGCCCCCAGTCTGGCCTTCCCCCTCGCTAACCCCCCCATGCCACCTGAACCACAG acagaggaggaggaggaggaggggtcaggggagaAGAAGCCCCCCAGGTTCCAGCTGTCCTGCCTCAACCCCCAGGAACGCATCGACTACTGTCACCTCATAGAGGAGCTGG gtgGGGTGGTCCTAGACAAGCAGTGTTTTGACCCCAGCTGTTCTCACATCATCGTGGGGAGCCCCCTGAGGAATGAGAAGTATCTGGCAGCCATGGCCGCAGGAAAGTGGATTCTACATCGCTCCTACCTGGAGGCCTGCCGCTCCGTAGGACActtcatccag gaggagGCGTATGAGTGGGGCAGCAGTTCCATACTGGAGGCTCTTCCCTCCGTCACCTCCCAGCAGAGGAGGTTGGCGCTGGCTGGCCTGcgctggaggaggagcctgcAACACCGCACTGGCACAGAG GGGGCGTTCAGTGGCTGGACCGTCATGCTGAACATCGACCAGAACAGAGAGGCTGGATTCAGAAGACTGCTGCAGTCTGGAGGAGCCAAG GTGCTGCCCagtgcctccccagccctctacaGCAGCACCACACACCTGTTTGCAGACTTCAGCATGCTGAAACCAGGAGACTTCATGGTGGACTTGTCCGAGGCAGCCTCCATGGGAGTCCAGTGCCTAAAGGCAGAGTACATAGCAGACTACCTGATGCAG gagccctctcctcctgtagaGCTGTACTTCCTGCCTGGGGCCTCTGCCCAGGCCCCggacccagagagaggagccactCCCGGCCGCAAGCGCAAGGCATCAGGAGACTCCTCCAGGCTCAAGAAGAGCCGCCTCAAATGA